TACCGAAGGCGAGTTCACACCGTTCGTGGAGCAGTCGAACGAGGTCTACGACACGATCTTCAATGCCAACGTCCGTGGCGTCTTCTGGTCGATGAAGCACGAGGCGAAGGCCATGCTGGCTCAAGGCGGCGGCACCATCATCAATAACGCGTCGATGGGCGGCGTGATCGGCTTTGCCAACGCCGGTCTCTACATCGCCAGCAAGCATGCAGTACTAGGGCTGACCAAGACCGCATCGATCGAACTGTTCAAGCAAGGTGTGCGCGTCAACGCCGTTAATCCCGGAATCATCGACACGCCGTTCCAGGACCGCATCTGGCCGAGCACTGAAGCGAAGGACGCTTTCGCGGCCTCGACCGTCCCCGGTCGGGCAGGCTTGCCGGAAGAGGTGGCGACCGTGGTGGCGTTCCTTGCTTCCGATGATGCGTCGTTCGTGTCGGGCCACGGCCTGCTGGTCGACGCCGGTTATTCGATCGCCTGATCGAAGACGACCTGCCAGACATCCGACGGTGCTTATCCCGATTACAACGTCATCCCGTTCCGGGATAAGCCGCTGAATACACAAACCTTTTAGGAGAATCTGATGAATCACTTCAAGAAGTACATCCTGGGCGCTTTCGTCGCCGCAACGGCAATCATTTCGTCGCAAAGCGCGTTGGCCCTTGATATCAAGGCAGGGCCTACCGGCGAAGTTGCCCTCGTCGTCAACTTCGACGTGAAGCCGGGCGCCGAAGCTGAGTTCGAGAAGGTTTTCCAGCGCTCAGTCACTTGCTCCCGCCTAGAGCCTGGCAACGTGACTTTCAATGTCCATAAGGTCCTCGGCGCCGAGCGTAGCTATGTTCTCTACGAAATCTGGCGCAACAAGGAGGCTCTGGACAGCCACTTCGAGCGTCCCTATACCAAGGCGCTCTTTGCGATGTTCGAGCGGAACCTGGCGCGTCCGCTCACGGAAGGCGCGGGCGGCCTGCACTTCGTCGCCGACCTCGCCCCGGCGCCGCGCCCAGCGCCCGTGACGACGGACCCCACCTCGGTCGCCGATTGCCGTTGAGCGCAGGGGCGAGCGCAAACGCGAGTGCTGGATATGCCCACGCGCTTTGCCCTGACTAAGGGCTGCAGGATGCCGCTACCTGGTCGGCCCGCAGCGTAACTCCCCTGATTCGGAAGAAAATCATGACCGCACAATCCACCCTCACCACGCCGGCGCCGGCATACGGCGTACAACTCACGCTCATCGCATTTATTCGGGCCAAGCCTGGTCTCGGTGACGAACTGGGACGCCGTCTCGGCGCCCTGGTCGAACCCTCGCGTGCCGAGGCTGGCAACATCAATTACGACCTGCATCGTTCGAATGACGATCCGGATGTCTGGGTGCTTTACGAAAACTGGAAGGCAGAAGCCGATCTGACGTTGCATTTCGAGCAGCCCTACATGAAGGCATTCGTCGCGGCACTTCCCGAAGTGCTGGAAGGTGAAATGGATCTGCGCCGTTGCTCAATGGTCACCAATATCGCCGGATAACCAGCGCAACTTAAAACCTCATTAAAAAGGATCGGAAAAGTGAAGCTCTTTGAACCTGTTGCGCTGCGCGACGTGACACTGCGCAACCGTTTGGTCGTTTCCCCGATGTGCCAATACTCGGCGCAGGGGGGTTATGTTAACGATCATCACCTCATCAATCTCGGGCGATTCGCCATGGGGGGCTTTGGCCTGATCATGGTCGAAGCGACGGCGATCGTTCCCGAGGGCCGTATCACCCATGGCGATCTCGGCCTCTGGTCGGACGATCACATCCCCGGCCTGCGGCGCATTGCGGAGGCGCTCAAGATGTACGGTGCCGTGGCAGGCATCCAGATCGCGCATGCCGGACCGAAGGCGGCCAGCCAGCGACCTTGGCAAGGTAACGGCGCCCTCGATGACAGCGACTTCCAGCGCGGCGAGCAGCCGTGGCCGGTGGTCTCTGCCTCCAACAAGCCGTATGCCGATGGCTGGTTAAAGCCTACGGCTTTGACAAGCGCAACAATGGCCGAGGTTAAACAGGCTTTCGTCGACGCGGCGCGACGTGCCGACGCAGCCGGCTTCGATGTGATCGAGGTGCATTGCGCGCACGGCTACCTGCTCAACAGTTTTCTGTCGCCCGTGACCAACGATCGAAAGGATGAGTACGGCGGCGACCTCGAAGGCAGAATGCGTTTTCCCTTGGAGGTCGTACAGGCAGTGCGGGCGATCTGGCCGCAGGATAAGCCGCTCTTCGTGCGGGTCTCTGCCGTCGATGGCCTACGTGAGGGCATGTCTATCGAGGACACGATAGTCTTCGCCCATCGTCTCAAAGCGCTCAGCGTGGACATCGTCGACTGCTCGTCGGGAGGTATCGCCCCGCGCTACGAGTACCCGTCGAGCTATGGCTACCAGGTTCCCTATGCTCAGAAGGTGCGCAGCGAAGTAGGCATCGGCACCGCTGCGGTCGGTCTGATCGTCAATGGTCGTCAAGCGGAAGCTATCGTGGAAAGCGGCCAGGCAGATCTTGTCGCGATCGGCCGAGAGGCGCTGGCCGATCCGAACTTCGCTCTACATGCCGAAGCCGAACTTGGCACTGTTGATCCCAAAGCCCCATTTGCCTCGTGGCCCACACAGGTTGCCTGGTGGCTTCAGGGGCGGTCGGTACAGATCCAGACATTCAGTGGGCGGTCGTGAACAACGGCATGAGCGCACCACGGCCGAGGCGAGTACTACCTTGCGAAGTATCGTGGCTGCGCTGCCGTCCCGTCGATTGCATGAAACGTTCCTAGACGGACACCGCATTCGTCCGGGAGCGGATCATGTCCACTCGGTCTATCTGGTGCGTGAAGTCTTTGAGCACTTTTCGCGCGCTCCTTTCGGGAACTGCGCTTGATCAATCCCTGGCGCCCAGGCACGGCCTGACTAGTCATCTAAGGCGCCACACATCTTTAAGGATACAGATATGGAGTACGTGAAATTCGGAAGGACGGGAATGGATGTGTCGCGCTTGGTGCTCGGCTGCATGAGCTTTGGCGATGCTTCGCGCGGCGATCACGCCTGGACGCTGGACGAAGCCGCCAGTCGGGAGATCATTAAACAAGCGCTGGAGGCTGGCATAAATTTTCTGGATACGGCGAATGCCTACTCCGACGGTACGTCGGAGGAAATCGTTGGTCGGGCGATCAAGGACTACGCTCGGCGCGACGAGATCGTACTGGCAACGAAGGTATTCATGCGCATGCACGCCGGCCCGAACGGTGCCGGACTGTCACGTAAGGCGATATTCGCGGAGATCGACAACAGCCTGCGACGGCTGGGCACTGATTACGTGGATCTGTACCAGATCCATCGCTGGGATTTCGATACACCGATCGAAGAAACGCTGGAGGCACTGCACGATGTGGTGAAAGCAGGTAAAGCTCGATACATTGGGGCATCTTCCATGGCGACATGGCAATTTGCCAAGGCAATCTACACTTCTCGCCTCAATGGATGGACGCCCTTCGTCAGCATGCAGAATCACCTGAACCTGTTGTACCGCGAGGAGGAGCGCGAAATGCTGCCGTTCTGCCGCGACCAGGAGCTGGCGGTAATCCCATGGAGTCCCTTGGCGCGCGGTCGCCTCACTCGGGCATGGGATGAGACCACCAGTCGACTGGAGACCGACAAGATCGGACGATCACTCTATGTCGAAAGCGACGCTCAGATCGTTGAGAGAGTCGGGGCAATCGCGCAGGCACGCGGAATTCCTCGAGCTCAGGTCGCGCTCGCCTGGCTACTCCAGAAACCGGGTGTCACGGGACCGATCATTGGCGCCACCCGCGCGCAACACTTGGTGGATGCCATCGCTGCGCTGTCGGTGAAACTGACCGATGAAGAGATCAAGGACTTGGAGGCGCCATATACACCTCATGAAGTCAGCGGCATTACGGTGATCAGGTAATTTACGAGCGGGGACGAGACAACTAGCTAAGGACATGAATTCTGCCATCTGGCTACTGTGCGGCCTGTGGCTGCTGGGATCTATGGGCGGGGCGCCGCCGGCCCGAACAACATCCTGTAGTAGGCTTTGCCATCGCGCAGATGCGAGTCGAATGTGAAGTTCTTTGCCAACATAATGTCCATGTCCTCGCGGGTGATCCGCATAACGTAGCTGTGTTCAGTCGTGACTAGCCGCCAAGTGCCGCTGGCTTCGTTCGCACTGAACCACTTTCCTGGATCGGCATGGCCGGCCGGGTGCGAGCGGCCGTTCTCCTCCAACTGCCAGCGTCCGTCGAGCAATATCCAGATCGAGTCATCGGTCATCGAAGAATCTCCTGGTCCGGATGCGATGACTGTTCCTGGGTCGGTCTCCCATTCGCGAGAATGGTCGATTGTCCAGCGTAATTGCGATGTGTTGAGTGACGTGAAGAACGGGGTATGACGCAAGAGGTGCAAGTAGGTGACGGAGGGCTTCATCGTGGAGGTGGCCTGGGTGGTGTGGCACGGTGCCACGGACAGCGCACACCCGGCCGTGAGCAGGGAAAGCAAGATCGCGAGAGAGCGGCGCATCATGATTGAACGTCTTATGGGGCTTCAGCGACGCGAGGTCACGGCGAGCTTAACTGCCAGTGCGAGGAATACTGTTCCTGCGAACCAGTTCAAACAGCGCTGCAGCCTGGTCGAGCGCATGAACGTCTGACCGACTGCGCCGGCTGTCCATGCGATGCCAGCGAAGACTGCGAGGGCTGCAACGGCAAAAACCAGCCCCAGCACGGCGATTTGCAGCGTGACTTGGCCCCGCTCGGCGGTAACGAACTGCGGCAGAAAGGCCAGGAAAAACATGATCACCTTAGGATTGCTCAGGTTCATGGCGACACCCTTGGCATACGCTTGCCATATGGAATGCAGTTCCAGCTTCGATGTCTCGGCGGCGCCCACCGGTGCGCGAAACGCCTGCCACGCGAGGAAGGCGAGATACGCGGCACCGAGGGCCTTGAGAATGGTGAAGGCCGTGAGCGAGGCCGTCAGAACGGCGCCAAGTCCCGCGGCCACCAGAGCAGTGTGGGCCATCAGGCCCGTACATAGGCCCAATACGGTGGCAAGACCGGAGCGCACGCCGTAGCGGGCGGATTGGACGAGGACGAATAGATTGTCCGGCCCTGGTGTGAGCGCCAGCAGCAGCGAGATGCCGGCAAAGGGCAACAACGTGTCGACGGATGGCATGGCTGTGCTCCAAAGCAGGGTTTGTCGATACCGATCGTCAGCCACGCCCACTTTTGAGGTGGCGTGGTTGATGGCTTATTACGTATTGAGGCGCGGCTTGAACAGGTCGAACAGTCCAATCCGATGCAGTTCTATGAGCGGACGAGGCCAAATAGCGCGAAGCCCGAGTCCGCACCGTCCTAAGCAGGATCGATGTGCAAGCGAAGCAACCGCTTGCCGAAGGCATACTGAATATTTTCCCGATGGCCGCGGCCATTAGGATGGCCTCACGATTCTGGCTGGCATGTAGTGCGAGACCCATCCCGCCGCCGAGCCGATCGTGCTAGCGCCCAGGAGATGCGCCAGGCTTTCGGCGGACGGTTCCAGGTGTGCGGCGAACCACGCGACCAGGCCGAGGAAGTAGCCCAGCAGATTGTTTAGGATTGGCATGCCGCGCATGGCAACCACGAGCAGTGCGACGACAAACACTACGACAGGCAGTGCCAAGCGTGGCCCAACGATAGATCCCACGTGCGGCAGGCTGAATGCCGCAATCGCACCAATCGTCAGGCCCAGTCCGACGCAAGCGAGATTTTCAAAGGCGCTTCGCGTATTCATGCCGCGCGTGAAGAATGCAATCCAGCCGATGAACATGGCCCAGACGGGCAGCGAAAGTGCCGCACTGCTCGCTGCCGCGACGGCGGCCGTGACAGCGGCAACGAGAGTTGTGATGATGAAAGAAGTGGGAGATTGGCGAGCGTGGCTCATGGGAAGCTCCAAGGCAGAATGGATTCATTGGGCAAGTCATCGGTCGCGCACCCAAGGAAGGCAACAGCGATCGGCGAACCCATTCGGGGTTGGATCGTTCAATTGGTCCGCGGCTTGAGCAGGTCGGAAAGTCCTACTCGGTGCAACATCTCGGCACGCACGCGGTCCAGCACGGTGAATCCGACGTCTGCGCCGTCCTGGGTCGGATCGATGTGCACGCGGAACGGACGCTTGCCGAACGGCGTATCGACGACCTTGACGATCGCTTCGGCCACCAGGCCCGCATCGGCATCCGCCGGCACGATCTCGGCAAAGACCTTCTGCACCTGTTCGCCAAAGCCCGCGTACGGACCGGCCTCGTACTCGGCCGCGCGCGCCGCATCGGCTGGCGTGCCGGTATGGGCGAAATGGTTGGTGCCGCTGGTGAAGGCACCGGGCACGATGATCGAGGTCTCGATGCCCCAACGCGACAGTTCGCGCGCGTACTGCACGGCGATCGCATCCATCGCCGCCTTGGCACCGAAGTAAGGTGCCAGATAAGGGGGCGTGCCGCCGGCCGAACTGCTGCTCGATACCCATATCAGCAGCCCATCACGCTGTCGGCGCAGGTGCGGCAGCACGGCGCGGTTGACGCGCTGGGTGCTCAGCACGTTGACGTCGTAGAGCTGTGCATACTGCTCGGGCGTGAAGGCTTCGGCCGGACCGAACACCATGTGGCCAGCATTGTGCATCAGCACGTCGATGCGACCGGACTCGGCGATGATGCGCGCCACGGCGGCGTCTGCCGAGTCCTGCGATTGCACGTCCAGTTCGACCGTGCGCAAGTCCACGCCATTTTCCTTCGAGAAGGCGGACATCTGTTCGACCACCGCGGCATTGCGGCCGGCGGTGTTGCGCATCGAGGCATAGACGGTATGGCCGGCGCGAGCCAGCGCTTCGGCAGTCAGGCGGCCGAAGCCGCTGGAAGCGCCGGTGATGAGGATGATCTTGCTCATGAAGGTTCTCCTGATAGGAAAGACTATGAATTCGGGTGGGGGGGGGAACCCGTTGTCAGACCATCCCGCCGTTTGCGCGCAGAACCTGGCCGTTGATCCAGCCGCCGGCCGGACTGGCCAGGAAGGCCACCGCATGTGCGATGTCATCCGGCGTACCCAAGCGTTCCAGCGGGTTCATCTTCGACATGCGCTCGATCAATTCAGGGGACTTGCCGTGAAGAAACAGATCGGTCGCGGTCGGACCAGGCGCCACGGCGTTGACCGTAATCGAACGGCCGCGCAGCTCCTTCGACAGGATGGCGGTCAGCGTCTCCACGGCAGCTTTGGTCGCGGCATAGACGCCATAGTTCTCCAGCCTCAACCCGATTACGCTGGTGGAGAAGTTGATGATCCGGCCGCCATCGCGCAGGCGGCGCGATGCGAGGCGCAACGTGTTGAAGGTGCCTTTCAGGTTGACAGCGACTTGGCTATCGAACAACGCGTCATCGCTATCGGCAAGCGGCGCGAGCTTCATAATGCCGGCGTTATTGACGAGAACGTCGATGCCGCCGTAGGCCGCTTCGGCACCGTCGAACAGGCGTGACACGGCGGCCGCGTCGCTGACATCGGCCTGGGCACTGATCGCGCGTCCGCCGGACTTCTCGATATCGGCGACCACTTGTTCGGCCTCGGTTGCATTGCCGGCGTAGTTGACAACGACGGTGAAGCCATCCGCGGCCAGACGTCGGGCAATGGCCGCACCGATGCCACGCGAAGCGCCCGTCACTAGGGCAATTTTCTCTTGAGGGGTAGTCATGGAAGTTCTCCTTTCAGGCCGCGGGGATCGCGGCGTTAGAAGAACTATGCGATCTCCCCGGCCAGAGATAATCGATGTAAAGTGCACATCACTATTTCTTGAGAGCGAACAATGGATAATCTGGGGAACACGTCATGGATCGTTTGGATGCACTAAGGCTCTTTGTGCGCATCGTGGAGCGGCGCAGCTTCACGTTGGCGGCAAACGACTTGGAAATCCCTCGCTCGACAGCAACGAAAGTAGTCGCCGAGATGGAGGCTAGGCTGGGTGTGCGGCTGCTACAGAGGACCACACGCGTGGTGCGTCCGACGCTTGACGGTGAGGCTTTTCACCAGCGATGCGTCCGCATCCTGGACGACCTGGAGGACGCGGAAGGAGCCTTTCTTGGCGCGCAACCCAAGGGGCAGTTGCGTGTCGAAGTACAGGGTACTCTTGCTCGCCACTTTCTCATGCCCGGCTTGCCATCGTTTTTCGAACACTATCCGGACATCGAACTCTCGATGAGCGAAAGCGACCGGTGGATCGATCTGGTGCAGGAAGGTATGGATTGCGCGCTGCGCTACGGCAGGCTGCCGGACAGCGATCTCGTTGCGCGGCAGGTGGCAATGCTGGAACGCGTGACCTGCGCCACGCCCGGCTATCTGAAGAAGTTCGGCACGCCGACCGATGTTGCTTCCCTCGCCGGGCATCGTATGGTGGGCATCCGCCTGATTTCGAGTGGCAGCTTGATGCCGCTCGAGTTCACCGGAGGCGAGGCGCACGAGAGCATCACGCTACCGGCCACGCTATCGGTGACGGGACCGGAAAGCTATCTGGCCAGCACACGGCTTGGTTTCGGTCTAGCGCAGATGCCGCGCTTCCATATCGATGAAGACCTCAAGCGCGGTAGCCTCGTCGCCGTGCTGCGCGAACGCCCGCCGCCGTCGGCGCCTGTGTCGCTCGTCTATCCGCGCAACCGGCAATTGTCGCCACGCGTACGCGTGTTCCTCGACTGGGCTAGCAATGAGTTCAAGAGGTCTGGTGTGTGATGCTGACTACCTGCCTCTAAGGGCTGTTATCTGTGAACGTAAGTCCCGGCAATCCCATCATAAGCGCAGAAGGTGCACGGGATCGCAACGCGGCGGTAAATGTGTCGCCGCCATTCACCTGATCCATTCGGTACGACTGAACTGGCATCATCCGCTTGCCTGTCTGCAAAATGTGCTTACGCGCTTACCTACAGAAAGCCAACAGATCGCCGATTAAACCGAGTCAGCCCTCAACCGTACCGCATCCTGAATAGGAGATGCTCCGAACTGACGTTTGTATTCGCGATGGAACTGCGACAGATTGTCGTAACCCACCGTCGACGCAACGACGCCTACATCACTAGCCCGTTGTATCAGGAGACGGCGGGCCTCGAGCAGCCGCAGGCGCTTCTGATACTGAAGCGGGCTCAGTGCAGTGGCATCCTTGAAGTGTTGATGTAAAGACGAAATGCTCATGTTTACATGCTTAGCTAGATCGTCGATGCGAATCGGCCCGTCATAGTGCTCTTTGATCCATTCGACAGCTTTGCTGACCTTGAAAGCACGACTATCTGCCACGAGCGCATGGCGCAGCCTCATGCCTTGGCTGCTCATGAGCAGGCGATAAAGGATT
This window of the Luteibacter aegosomatis genome carries:
- a CDS encoding SDR family NAD(P)-dependent oxidoreductase, with protein sequence MSIQISPRTLSGKVALITGASSGIGRATAIELARRGAKVVVSARRHPEIEALAAEIRNEGGEVTAAVADINIEQDVIDLVAKTISAYGRIDVAFNNAGTEGEFTPFVEQSNEVYDTIFNANVRGVFWSMKHEAKAMLAQGGGTIINNASMGGVIGFANAGLYIASKHAVLGLTKTASIELFKQGVRVNAVNPGIIDTPFQDRIWPSTEAKDAFAASTVPGRAGLPEEVATVVAFLASDDASFVSGHGLLVDAGYSIA
- a CDS encoding putative quinol monooxygenase, encoding MNHFKKYILGAFVAATAIISSQSALALDIKAGPTGEVALVVNFDVKPGAEAEFEKVFQRSVTCSRLEPGNVTFNVHKVLGAERSYVLYEIWRNKEALDSHFERPYTKALFAMFERNLARPLTEGAGGLHFVADLAPAPRPAPVTTDPTSVADCR
- a CDS encoding putative quinol monooxygenase, which gives rise to MTAQSTLTTPAPAYGVQLTLIAFIRAKPGLGDELGRRLGALVEPSRAEAGNINYDLHRSNDDPDVWVLYENWKAEADLTLHFEQPYMKAFVAALPEVLEGEMDLRRCSMVTNIAG
- a CDS encoding NADH:flavin oxidoreductase/NADH oxidase: MKLFEPVALRDVTLRNRLVVSPMCQYSAQGGYVNDHHLINLGRFAMGGFGLIMVEATAIVPEGRITHGDLGLWSDDHIPGLRRIAEALKMYGAVAGIQIAHAGPKAASQRPWQGNGALDDSDFQRGEQPWPVVSASNKPYADGWLKPTALTSATMAEVKQAFVDAARRADAAGFDVIEVHCAHGYLLNSFLSPVTNDRKDEYGGDLEGRMRFPLEVVQAVRAIWPQDKPLFVRVSAVDGLREGMSIEDTIVFAHRLKALSVDIVDCSSGGIAPRYEYPSSYGYQVPYAQKVRSEVGIGTAAVGLIVNGRQAEAIVESGQADLVAIGREALADPNFALHAEAELGTVDPKAPFASWPTQVAWWLQGRSVQIQTFSGRS
- a CDS encoding aldo/keto reductase, whose translation is MEYVKFGRTGMDVSRLVLGCMSFGDASRGDHAWTLDEAASREIIKQALEAGINFLDTANAYSDGTSEEIVGRAIKDYARRDEIVLATKVFMRMHAGPNGAGLSRKAIFAEIDNSLRRLGTDYVDLYQIHRWDFDTPIEETLEALHDVVKAGKARYIGASSMATWQFAKAIYTSRLNGWTPFVSMQNHLNLLYREEEREMLPFCRDQELAVIPWSPLARGRLTRAWDETTSRLETDKIGRSLYVESDAQIVERVGAIAQARGIPRAQVALAWLLQKPGVTGPIIGATRAQHLVDAIAALSVKLTDEEIKDLEAPYTPHEVSGITVIR
- a CDS encoding LysE family translocator, whose product is MPSVDTLLPFAGISLLLALTPGPDNLFVLVQSARYGVRSGLATVLGLCTGLMAHTALVAAGLGAVLTASLTAFTILKALGAAYLAFLAWQAFRAPVGAAETSKLELHSIWQAYAKGVAMNLSNPKVIMFFLAFLPQFVTAERGQVTLQIAVLGLVFAVAALAVFAGIAWTAGAVGQTFMRSTRLQRCLNWFAGTVFLALAVKLAVTSRR
- a CDS encoding DUF1097 domain-containing protein — encoded protein: MSHARQSPTSFIITTLVAAVTAAVAAASSAALSLPVWAMFIGWIAFFTRGMNTRSAFENLACVGLGLTIGAIAAFSLPHVGSIVGPRLALPVVVFVVALLVVAMRGMPILNNLLGYFLGLVAWFAAHLEPSAESLAHLLGASTIGSAAGWVSHYMPARIVRPS
- a CDS encoding SDR family oxidoreductase; this translates as MSKIILITGASSGFGRLTAEALARAGHTVYASMRNTAGRNAAVVEQMSAFSKENGVDLRTVELDVQSQDSADAAVARIIAESGRIDVLMHNAGHMVFGPAEAFTPEQYAQLYDVNVLSTQRVNRAVLPHLRRQRDGLLIWVSSSSSAGGTPPYLAPYFGAKAAMDAIAVQYARELSRWGIETSIIVPGAFTSGTNHFAHTGTPADAARAAEYEAGPYAGFGEQVQKVFAEIVPADADAGLVAEAIVKVVDTPFGKRPFRVHIDPTQDGADVGFTVLDRVRAEMLHRVGLSDLLKPRTN
- a CDS encoding SDR family oxidoreductase — encoded protein: MTTPQEKIALVTGASRGIGAAIARRLAADGFTVVVNYAGNATEAEQVVADIEKSGGRAISAQADVSDAAAVSRLFDGAEAAYGGIDVLVNNAGIMKLAPLADSDDALFDSQVAVNLKGTFNTLRLASRRLRDGGRIINFSTSVIGLRLENYGVYAATKAAVETLTAILSKELRGRSITVNAVAPGPTATDLFLHGKSPELIERMSKMNPLERLGTPDDIAHAVAFLASPAGGWINGQVLRANGGMV
- a CDS encoding LysR family transcriptional regulator translates to MDRLDALRLFVRIVERRSFTLAANDLEIPRSTATKVVAEMEARLGVRLLQRTTRVVRPTLDGEAFHQRCVRILDDLEDAEGAFLGAQPKGQLRVEVQGTLARHFLMPGLPSFFEHYPDIELSMSESDRWIDLVQEGMDCALRYGRLPDSDLVARQVAMLERVTCATPGYLKKFGTPTDVASLAGHRMVGIRLISSGSLMPLEFTGGEAHESITLPATLSVTGPESYLASTRLGFGLAQMPRFHIDEDLKRGSLVAVLRERPPPSAPVSLVYPRNRQLSPRVRVFLDWASNEFKRSGV